TCGTCGGGCATGACGTATCCGGCCATGTGGTCCTCGAGGCCGAGGGCGAACATGATCTCGGTGATGCCGACGTCGTTGGTGACCACGCGTCGGGGAGCGCTGTCGAAGGTCTTCTTCTCCCCGCAGTTCTCGACCGTGACCGGATAGTGGCCGTCGGAGGGGCGGGCTTCGTCCCCCTGGCCCTTCTCCGAGGAGACGTCCGCCCCGCAGCCGGTGAGGGCGAGGGCGAGGGCCAGGGCGAGCGCTAGCGGGCGTGCGAGGTCGGGCATGGTGACGGTGGCTCCTTGGAGGGCGGACCTGGGAGGCGGACTACTGGGCGGGGAGACGGTCGAAGAGCAGTTGGACCGCGCCGGTCTCCGGGTGGGGGACGCGGTGCGCCCGGACGCCGAAGACATCGGCCAGCAGGGCGGGCGTGAGGACGTCGTGGGGGGTGCCGGAGGCGACGGTCCGTCCGCCGTCGACGACGTGCAGGAGGTCGCAGTGGAGCGCGGCGAGGTTGAGGTCGTGCAGCGCCGTGAGCACGGTCAGCCCGCTGGAGCGTACGAGGGAGAGGACCTCCAGCTGTTGTGCGATGTCCAGGTGGTTGGTGGGCTCGTCCAGGACCAGGACCTGCGGCTGCTGAGCGAGCGCGCGGGCGATCAGGACCCGCTGCTTCTCGCCGCCGGAGAGTGTGAGGAAGCCGCGGTCGGTCAGATGGACGGCGCCGACTGCCTCCAGCGCGGCGGCGCACGTCCGCCGGTCCTCGTCGGTGACCCGGGCCATCGCCCCCTGGTGCGGCAGCCTGCCCATGGCCACGACCTCGGCCACCGTGAAGTCGAACTCCGCGCCCGCTTCCTGCGGAAGGGCGGCCAGCCGGCGCGCGCTCTCCCGCGCGTTCATGGCCGACAGGTCCTCGCCATCGATACGTACCGCGCCGGCCGTGGGACGCAGGGCCCGGTACACGCATCGCAACAGGGTCGACTTGCCACTGCCGTTGGGCCCGACGAGGCCCACGACCTGGCCGCTCCCCGCGCGCAGCGAGATGTCCCGTACCAGGAGCGCGCCGGAGATCCCGACGGT
This region of Streptomyces ambofaciens ATCC 23877 genomic DNA includes:
- a CDS encoding ABC transporter ATP-binding protein; the encoded protein is MQVDIDAVTVGISGALLVRDISLRAGSGQVVGLVGPNGSGKSTLLRCVYRALRPTAGAVRIDGEDLSAMNARESARRLAALPQEAGAEFDFTVAEVVAMGRLPHQGAMARVTDEDRRTCAAALEAVGAVHLTDRGFLTLSGGEKQRVLIARALAQQPQVLVLDEPTNHLDIAQQLEVLSLVRSSGLTVLTALHDLNLAALHCDLLHVVDGGRTVASGTPHDVLTPALLADVFGVRAHRVPHPETGAVQLLFDRLPAQ